The genomic stretch AGGCCTCGCTCGGGTGCGGCAATCCGACGGCGCTCGCGGAGCTGAAGCCCGGCGAAGTGGTGCTGGACCTCGGCTCGGGCGGCGGCATCGATGTGCTCCTCTCGGCGCGCCGCGTCGGCCCCACCGGCAAGGCCTACGGCCTCGACATGACCGACGAGATGCTGGCGCTCGCCCGCGACAACCAGGCGAAGTCGGGCCTGACCAACGTCGAGTTCCTGCGCGGCGAAATCGAGCACATCCCGCTGCCCGACAATTCGGTGGACGTCATCATCTCCAACTGCGTGATCAACCTGTCCGCGGACAAGGATCGGGTGCTCGCCGAGGCGTTCCGCGTGCTGAAGCCGGGTGGCCGGTTTGCGGTGTCCGACGTCGTCGTGCGCGGCACCGGCATTCCCGAGGCCGTGCGGCGCAGCATGGAGCTCTGGGTCGGCTGTGTCGCCGGCGCCCTGGAAGAATCCGAATACCAGCGGAAGCTCGCCGCCGCCGGCTTCGAGTCGGTAACCGTCGAGCCGACCCGCATCTATCGCGCTGAAGACGCGCGGCAGTTCCTGGAAGAGGGCGGGCTCTTCAGCGAGGGACTCGCCGAGCAGGTTGACGGCCGCTTCATGAGCGCCTTCGTGCGCGCGGCGAAGCCGGCAGCCAAGGCCGCCTGCTGCACCACCACCTGCTGCACCTAGTGGTCCGAATCCGAATTAGCTCGGCATTCGGCTGGCGCTGCATCCCGACTGGCGGCGTTGCTCCTCCCTTACATATGCTCAATATGCTCGGTCGTCGCGCCTTGCCATTCGGGCGCATCGCCACCCTCGATGCACGAGCTAATTCGAATCCGGACCACTAGCGCGACACGAGCGGACGCGCCTCGGCGCGCGGCGCCAGGCTGACGGCGACGAACACCACGGCCGACACCGCAAACGCGATCAGCAACGCCAGGTCGATGTTGAAAAGCCCGTGGAAGGGGCCCGGCACGCCGGCGGCGAACGCCGCGATCCCAATCGCGCCGCCCACCGCCATCGCCGCGTACGCCCCCTGGCGCGTGGCCCGCGCCCACAACAGGCCGCCGAGCAGCGGCACCAGCATGCTGCCCATATAGGGGTAGTTGAAGATGATGATGGTGTCGAGAATGCCGCGCGCCTGGAGCGCCACCAGCACGCCCAGCACCAGCGACACCGCCACCGCGATCCGCGCGTAGAGCGTGGCGTTCGGCAGGTCGTCGAGCTCCGCCGACGGGTTGAGCACCATGTTGTAGAAGTCCCGGGAGAAGCATCCCGCCAGCGAGATCAGCAGCGCGTTCGCCGTGGACATGGCGGCGGCGAGGAGCGCCGACACCACCACGCCCGCCAGCACCGGCGGGAGCGTCGCCGTGACCACGTGCGTCAACACGTCGCCATTGGCCACCGCCGGAAACGCCAGCTTGCCGACCGCGCCGATCATCGCCGCGAAGAAACTGATGACAATGACCATGACGCCGGCGATGATGCAGCCCCACGTCGCGATGGTGGCCGTCCGCGCCGACTGATAGCGGATGAAGGCGTCGTACGATACCGAAATCGAGAACAGGAACGGCGTGATCAGGAACACGGCCCGGGTGCCCATGCCGGTGGGCACGAACGGCGTCGCCAGCACCTGCGCCGTGGTGCCGGGATCAACCACGCTGGCCGCGGCGGCGGCCGTCAGCGGAATGCCGACGACGATGATCGCCACCTGGAAGAAATCCGCGGCCACCACGCCCCACATGCCGCTCATGACGTTGGACAGCAGGATGATGGCGCCGATCGCGAGCACGGCCGTCGTGTACGAGATGCCCAGCCCCGACAGCACGGAGCCGGCGGCCATCATCTGCGCCGCGAAAATGCCGAGCAGGCTCGGGATGTTCGAGACCCACGCCCACATCCGCACGCCGCGATTTTCGCCGTAACGCGCGGCGAAGAAGTCAATCGGGACGATGCCGCCGATGGTGCGCAGGCGTTTGGCCGCAAACAACCCCGCCAAAATGAGGCCGGCGCCGCAGCCGAGGCCGTACCAGGTCCCGGGCCAGACGCCAGACGCCGCGCCGGTTTCGGCGCCGCCGAGCACCACGCCGGCGCCGATCTGCACCGCCGCCAGCGACGCGGTGGTGAGCGCCAGGCCCAGGTTGCGGCCCGCCACCAGGTAGTCGGAGGCCCGCTTGATTTTCGTGCTGAGCGCGGCGCCCAGAATGAACGT from Vicinamibacterales bacterium encodes the following:
- a CDS encoding sodium:solute symporter family protein; translated protein: MTTVTAYPLPMLIAVVVAYLLGTFILGAALSTKIKRASDYLVAGRNLGLALTTASLAAVQIGAGVVLGGAETGAASGVWPGTWYGLGCGAGLILAGLFAAKRLRTIGGIVPIDFFAARYGENRGVRMWAWVSNIPSLLGIFAAQMMAAGSVLSGLGISYTTAVLAIGAIILLSNVMSGMWGVVAADFFQVAIIVVGIPLTAAAAASVVDPGTTAQVLATPFVPTGMGTRAVFLITPFLFSISVSYDAFIRYQSARTATIATWGCIIAGVMVIVISFFAAMIGAVGKLAFPAVANGDVLTHVVTATLPPVLAGVVVSALLAAAMSTANALLISLAGCFSRDFYNMVLNPSAELDDLPNATLYARIAVAVSLVLGVLVALQARGILDTIIIFNYPYMGSMLVPLLGGLLWARATRQGAYAAMAVGGAIGIAAFAAGVPGPFHGLFNIDLALLIAFAVSAVVFVAVSLAPRAEARPLVSR
- a CDS encoding arsenite methyltransferase, which produces MAEQAKGCTVAEIKDIVQQKYGEAAIRARSGKTSCGCGASGSCGPDPITSNLYDAAQSAAIPVEAMQASLGCGNPTALAELKPGEVVLDLGSGGGIDVLLSARRVGPTGKAYGLDMTDEMLALARDNQAKSGLTNVEFLRGEIEHIPLPDNSVDVIISNCVINLSADKDRVLAEAFRVLKPGGRFAVSDVVVRGTGIPEAVRRSMELWVGCVAGALEESEYQRKLAAAGFESVTVEPTRIYRAEDARQFLEEGGLFSEGLAEQVDGRFMSAFVRAAKPAAKAACCTTTCCT